From Gimesia panareensis, the proteins below share one genomic window:
- a CDS encoding DUF1549 domain-containing protein, whose translation MQLLGYIRQTMPTRRIGSRISFSSDDLDKTLALELGETTSQAAPLIDDETFIRRASLDLTGNLPTPEKIKSFLADQNTNKRADYIDELLETQAYARKWARYWTSVIFYESEANKRRVNPQALEDWLAEQFHKGAPWDYITVMLISATPERNKKVKNDYGQDYGPNNFVLACENKSTELASETARIFMGISIQCAECHDHPFDNWKREQFHELAAFFHPYTYKMPSQDDPTVKTVVKPRFLLGEKPYENMKSDARRVSIAAYLAYNPKNYWFARAYVNRIWSELIGDGFYDVDSLGPDGDVVHKPVVNRIAANFRFKDFDPKWLFRLIMNSKVYQRQMRTMDSPSELFTAVRPSRLRPDVVANSVNHLTGEHPNLRKEIAQVFDMNPSLPQSALEGSIQQALLLMNQQELQQALSQSELKQKLQAISSDAELVQTLYLNILARHATPEEVERNVSYLKDSEKRDEAVEDLIWVLLNCTEFRTKR comes from the coding sequence ATGCAGTTGCTCGGCTACATCCGGCAGACCATGCCCACCCGCCGCATCGGCAGCCGGATCAGCTTCAGCTCGGATGATCTTGATAAGACACTCGCGCTGGAACTGGGTGAAACCACCTCACAGGCAGCTCCCCTGATTGACGACGAAACCTTCATCCGACGGGCTTCGCTCGACCTGACCGGAAACTTGCCCACTCCTGAAAAAATCAAATCATTTCTGGCTGATCAGAACACGAATAAACGTGCCGACTACATCGATGAATTACTGGAAACACAGGCCTATGCACGCAAGTGGGCGCGCTACTGGACCTCGGTCATCTTCTACGAAAGTGAAGCAAATAAACGACGGGTCAACCCCCAGGCCCTCGAAGACTGGCTGGCAGAGCAGTTTCACAAAGGAGCTCCCTGGGACTACATCACCGTCATGCTGATCTCGGCAACTCCCGAGCGGAACAAGAAAGTCAAAAACGATTACGGACAGGACTACGGTCCCAATAATTTTGTCCTCGCCTGCGAAAACAAGTCGACCGAGCTGGCCTCGGAAACCGCCCGCATCTTCATGGGCATCAGCATCCAGTGTGCCGAGTGTCACGATCACCCGTTCGACAACTGGAAACGCGAACAATTTCACGAGCTCGCAGCCTTCTTTCACCCCTACACCTACAAGATGCCTTCCCAGGACGATCCGACTGTCAAAACAGTCGTGAAACCCCGTTTCCTGCTGGGTGAGAAGCCCTATGAAAACATGAAGTCGGATGCGCGTCGCGTCTCCATCGCCGCCTATCTCGCATACAATCCTAAAAACTACTGGTTCGCCCGCGCCTATGTAAACCGCATCTGGAGCGAGCTGATCGGGGACGGCTTCTACGATGTGGACAGCCTCGGACCGGACGGCGATGTCGTGCACAAGCCCGTCGTCAATCGCATTGCAGCCAACTTCCGCTTTAAAGACTTCGACCCGAAATGGCTCTTTCGGCTGATTATGAATTCCAAAGTTTATCAGCGGCAGATGCGCACGATGGACTCCCCTTCCGAACTCTTTACCGCGGTCCGCCCCTCGCGTCTGCGTCCGGATGTAGTCGCGAATTCCGTAAACCACCTGACCGGAGAACACCCCAACCTGCGTAAGGAAATCGCACAGGTCTTCGACATGAATCCCTCTCTGCCGCAAAGTGCACTGGAAGGCTCCATCCAGCAGGCCCTGCTGCTCATGAATCAGCAGGAGCTCCAGCAGGCCCTGTCACAGAGTGAACTCAAACAAAAACTCCAGGCCATCTCGTCAGACGCCGAACTGGTCCAGACACTCTACCTGAATATACTGGCCCGCCATGCGACTCCCGAAGAAGTCGAACGGAATGTCAGTTACTTAAAAGACTCTGAAAAACGTGACGAAGCCGTTGAAGATCTGATCTGGGTACTCCTCAACTGCACCGAGTTTCGAACCAAACGCTAA
- a CDS encoding (Na+)-NQR maturation NqrM produces MSTVLFALGIFALAFAGMAVGVIFSNRCIKGSCGGLNNIEGVDGCSQCGGCSVGDKKKEHDHAAAAGSCAVEEEDASLPSSTK; encoded by the coding sequence ATGTCAACAGTCCTGTTTGCTCTGGGAATTTTTGCCCTGGCCTTCGCGGGGATGGCCGTTGGTGTGATCTTCAGTAACCGATGCATCAAAGGCTCGTGCGGCGGCCTGAATAACATCGAGGGCGTCGATGGCTGCTCGCAGTGCGGTGGTTGTTCGGTCGGCGATAAGAAAAAAGAACACGACCACGCCGCTGCCGCCGGTTCCTGCGCTGTTGAGGAAGAAGACGCCAGTTTGCCTTCCAGCACGAAATAG
- a CDS encoding DUF1501 domain-containing protein has translation MYNEALLHLNLTRRSQFTRRNFLQAAALGVAGSPLLSQIQLNAAEMKKQGRACILLWLAGAPSQMETWDPKPGTPNGGETKKIQTQTPGIEIAHYWPKIASVMNDIAVVRSMTGKEAAHERGTYHLHTGHRMLGIEKFPHFGSVVARELGDPNSDIPNFVSIGQTLSSGFLGVQVAPFIIDRPGQLPDNVTSTASATRQRRRLALLSQQESDFAQAGAAALVKEQSKLYQKASLMMTSPRLKAFEFDGESEDVQTAYGKNQLGQGLLVARRLVEAGVPFVEVRSTGWDMHNSIFRNMERRAPDVDQGLSQLLTDLKQRGLLDKTLVLCMGEFGRTPKINARPPVPGRDHWVRNFNLLMAGAGIKGGQVIGKTDDNGQEITDNPVQVEDLFQSMCKAMGINADMELHTPIGRPVRLVDGGAVIKGLFG, from the coding sequence ATGTACAACGAAGCGCTCCTTCACCTGAATTTAACCCGACGCAGTCAGTTCACCCGCAGAAACTTTCTGCAGGCGGCCGCCCTTGGGGTCGCCGGCTCTCCCCTGCTCAGTCAGATCCAGCTCAACGCCGCGGAAATGAAAAAACAGGGACGTGCCTGTATTCTGCTCTGGCTTGCCGGTGCACCCAGCCAGATGGAAACCTGGGATCCCAAGCCGGGCACTCCCAACGGTGGCGAAACTAAGAAGATTCAGACACAGACGCCCGGCATTGAAATCGCCCACTACTGGCCCAAAATCGCCTCCGTCATGAATGACATCGCCGTCGTGCGTTCCATGACCGGCAAAGAAGCGGCTCACGAACGGGGCACCTATCACCTGCATACCGGGCATCGGATGCTGGGCATCGAAAAGTTCCCGCACTTTGGCTCCGTCGTCGCCCGTGAGCTGGGAGATCCGAACTCGGACATCCCCAACTTCGTCAGCATCGGTCAGACCCTCAGCTCCGGATTTCTCGGAGTTCAGGTCGCCCCCTTCATCATCGATCGGCCAGGCCAGTTGCCGGATAACGTCACGAGTACCGCTTCCGCAACCCGGCAGCGACGACGTCTCGCTCTGCTGAGCCAGCAGGAAAGCGATTTCGCGCAGGCAGGTGCCGCAGCGCTGGTGAAAGAGCAGAGCAAACTCTACCAGAAAGCCAGTCTGATGATGACCTCCCCCCGCCTGAAGGCGTTCGAGTTCGATGGGGAATCTGAAGACGTTCAGACCGCCTACGGCAAAAACCAGTTGGGACAGGGACTTCTCGTCGCCCGTCGTCTGGTCGAAGCGGGCGTCCCCTTCGTCGAAGTCCGCAGTACCGGCTGGGACATGCACAACAGCATCTTCCGCAACATGGAACGCCGCGCCCCCGATGTCGACCAGGGACTCTCTCAGCTCCTGACCGATCTCAAACAGCGCGGGCTCCTGGACAAGACACTCGTACTCTGCATGGGAGAATTCGGCCGGACTCCCAAGATCAATGCCCGGCCTCCCGTTCCCGGTCGAGATCACTGGGTCCGCAACTTCAACCTCCTCATGGCGGGTGCGGGCATCAAAGGGGGACAGGTCATCGGCAAAACCGACGACAACGGCCAGGAAATCACCGACAACCCCGTGCAGGTGGAGGATCTCTTCCAGTCGATGTGCAAAGCCATGGGCATCAATGCCGACATGGAACTGCACACCCCCATCGGGCGTCCCGTCCGGCTCGTCGACGGCGGCGCGGTCATCAAAGGCCTGTTTGGTTAA
- a CDS encoding Hsp20/alpha crystallin family protein, with protein sequence MSSADQQDQPDPVHIHTEEASTEQTQTEQSQTEQSGSTQSESTESAEEKRSDASGIPNSIERLRSEFDKLLGVAVEQGERALDRLGLFGNEPVWVPRVDLMELEEQVQVTMDLPGVTAEEINITLAGNMLTVTGTRSTGTTTTAGQTVRMSERPSGQFRRSVPMPVAVDPDKVTASVQNGILSITLDKASTEKPRQIPINSASGTSF encoded by the coding sequence ATGTCATCAGCCGATCAACAGGACCAGCCGGACCCCGTTCATATTCATACGGAAGAAGCATCTACAGAACAGACTCAAACAGAACAATCGCAGACCGAACAGTCCGGTTCGACCCAGTCGGAGTCAACTGAATCTGCCGAGGAAAAACGGTCAGATGCTTCAGGTATTCCGAATTCGATCGAGCGGCTGCGCTCCGAGTTTGACAAGCTGCTGGGAGTCGCCGTCGAACAGGGAGAACGGGCACTGGACAGGCTGGGGCTGTTTGGCAACGAGCCGGTCTGGGTGCCCCGCGTCGACCTGATGGAACTCGAAGAACAGGTGCAGGTGACGATGGATCTGCCCGGAGTGACCGCTGAAGAGATCAATATCACGCTGGCCGGGAACATGCTGACCGTGACCGGCACCCGCAGTACCGGGACCACGACCACCGCTGGCCAGACCGTACGAATGAGCGAACGCCCTTCGGGCCAGTTCCGTCGTTCGGTGCCGATGCCTGTCGCCGTCGATCCGGACAAGGTGACCGCTTCGGTGCAAAACGGAATTCTGAGCATTACGCTGGACAAGGCCTCCACGGAAAAACCGCGGCAGATTCCTATTAACAGTGCTTCCGGCACCAGCTTCTAG
- a CDS encoding zinc ribbon domain-containing protein yields MTSIAVPCPQCKKKLKLRDKSLLGKKARCPNCKHAFVLQLPETAAVEKSGSRPVEPPPEETPAPPAPSSAEIEEVKIDLAQPASPVVGTSAKWVPDEPAEPVAATPPPQPQNQFPQIDTSTPAPASPDAPQIDTGASDGGFPNISTESSGNAGVARMRELRRKNAKRRNVTIISALALILLVGVGAYFAWPKVEQTMTAKPAAPVQPQNTTPSPAPVTPVVSHKQETAASPTSGEPIRLLYVPAGTRVLVHLHPAALWEPGSQGEEFRACLGPLGVWAGQKIKDICMLEPAQIKEVTFCLILGSPGAPPEYAAVVRPVDPIKRSALIAQFDGQRLDDYNFPVYSGGKNSYMIVDENTYVIGPPGMDRATEMAESREFDSSTSPGIESILKQTDRDRHLTVVFDPDEVRRQQDVLVPEKAHPFLNEFLDWIGDDVETVAWSMHLGRDDFYSEFTFRNTTMIRPPQLADNLKNKLDQLPHEMLEGVQKMNPGTVGTRKVIGRFPAMLKAFSMANHEKTGERYAQLISNLPERAAPNLAVASLLTWDESTRTDFSVKAKPKPTGPKLPDKVVDRLKMKIDVDFRRTPLQEAFAYIGEETKTNIEVDGEALKLVGYTKNMPQTMNLGMAPGLDAIEAIFNVKDQDQLCLVIDEAKKTATITSKPYAKNNNLTVFVFPPKN; encoded by the coding sequence ATGACGAGCATCGCTGTCCCTTGTCCGCAATGCAAAAAAAAGCTCAAACTCCGCGATAAAAGTCTACTCGGAAAGAAAGCCCGTTGCCCCAACTGTAAACATGCTTTTGTGCTCCAGCTCCCTGAAACCGCTGCCGTTGAGAAATCAGGTTCCAGACCTGTAGAACCACCTCCAGAGGAAACCCCCGCTCCGCCGGCCCCCTCCTCTGCTGAAATCGAAGAAGTCAAAATTGATCTGGCCCAGCCGGCTTCACCCGTGGTGGGAACCTCAGCCAAATGGGTTCCCGATGAGCCGGCAGAGCCAGTTGCAGCAACACCGCCGCCTCAACCACAAAACCAGTTTCCGCAGATTGACACATCGACGCCAGCTCCTGCATCACCAGACGCGCCTCAAATCGATACCGGTGCCTCGGACGGAGGCTTCCCGAACATTTCGACGGAATCAAGCGGGAATGCCGGTGTTGCCCGCATGCGTGAACTGCGGAGAAAAAATGCCAAACGCAGAAATGTCACGATCATCTCGGCACTCGCGCTGATTCTTCTCGTCGGCGTCGGTGCCTATTTCGCCTGGCCCAAAGTCGAACAGACAATGACCGCCAAACCGGCTGCTCCAGTACAGCCACAGAATACAACTCCCAGTCCAGCACCGGTCACGCCGGTCGTGAGCCACAAACAGGAAACGGCTGCGAGCCCAACCTCAGGCGAACCGATCCGCCTGCTTTATGTTCCTGCAGGAACCCGCGTCCTGGTCCACCTGCATCCGGCTGCCCTCTGGGAACCCGGTTCTCAGGGAGAAGAGTTTCGGGCCTGCCTGGGACCGCTGGGCGTCTGGGCCGGACAGAAAATCAAAGACATCTGCATGCTGGAACCCGCGCAGATCAAAGAAGTCACGTTCTGCCTGATTCTGGGCTCACCCGGTGCGCCCCCCGAATATGCGGCCGTGGTTCGCCCCGTCGATCCCATCAAACGTTCGGCTCTGATCGCCCAGTTTGATGGCCAGCGACTGGATGACTACAATTTCCCCGTTTATTCCGGCGGCAAGAACTCCTATATGATCGTCGATGAGAATACCTACGTCATCGGACCACCGGGCATGGATCGTGCTACCGAAATGGCGGAATCACGGGAATTTGATAGCAGTACGTCCCCCGGGATCGAATCCATTCTGAAGCAGACCGACCGGGATCGGCACCTGACTGTGGTCTTTGATCCGGATGAAGTTCGCCGCCAGCAGGATGTGCTCGTTCCCGAAAAAGCACATCCTTTCCTGAACGAGTTTCTGGACTGGATCGGCGATGATGTTGAAACCGTTGCCTGGAGCATGCACTTGGGGCGCGATGATTTCTACTCCGAGTTCACCTTCCGCAATACCACTATGATTCGCCCGCCACAACTGGCTGACAACCTCAAAAACAAGCTCGACCAGCTGCCACACGAGATGCTGGAGGGCGTTCAGAAAATGAATCCCGGAACTGTCGGCACACGCAAAGTCATTGGGCGATTTCCTGCCATGCTCAAAGCCTTCAGCATGGCGAACCATGAAAAGACCGGGGAACGTTACGCCCAGCTGATCAGCAATCTGCCGGAACGGGCTGCCCCCAACCTGGCAGTCGCCAGTCTGCTCACCTGGGATGAATCGACGCGGACCGACTTCTCAGTCAAAGCCAAACCGAAACCCACGGGCCCCAAACTGCCTGACAAGGTAGTCGACCGCCTGAAGATGAAGATCGATGTCGATTTCCGTCGCACGCCGCTGCAGGAAGCGTTTGCTTATATTGGTGAAGAAACCAAAACCAATATCGAAGTCGATGGTGAAGCACTCAAGCTGGTCGGTTACACGAAAAACATGCCACAGACAATGAATCTGGGGATGGCTCCCGGCCTGGATGCGATCGAAGCCATTTTCAACGTCAAAGATCAGGATCAGTTATGCCTGGTGATCGATGAAGCGAAAAAGACCGCCACGATTACCAGTAAACCCTATGCGAAAAACAATAATCTGACGGTTTTTGTATTTCCACCGAAAAATTAA
- a CDS encoding ABC transporter ATP-binding protein yields the protein MSASEMNSVQASDTEQQVLLSLKSISKTYTTGDVEVPVLHHVDLDIYAREFLVIVGPSGSGKSTLLNIVGGIDLPTEGDVYFHEKNVSEFNEQQLTRYRREHIGFVFQFYNLVPTLTARENVIVAADISADPMSPDDALELVGLSSRANHFPAQLSGGEQQRVAIARALVKQPELLLCDEPTGALDLTTGRKILGVLANLNRELGKTVVIITHNSAIGQMAQRVVRIGSGTIAEAKPNPHPIAAEQVTW from the coding sequence ATGTCCGCTTCTGAAATGAATTCAGTTCAAGCCTCTGATACAGAGCAGCAGGTCCTGCTCTCGTTGAAATCGATCTCGAAGACCTACACCACCGGCGATGTCGAAGTGCCCGTTCTGCATCATGTGGACCTTGATATTTACGCACGCGAATTCCTGGTCATCGTCGGCCCTTCCGGTTCCGGTAAGAGTACGCTGCTGAATATCGTGGGCGGTATCGATCTCCCTACCGAGGGCGATGTCTATTTCCACGAAAAGAATGTCTCTGAATTCAACGAGCAACAGCTCACCCGCTACCGCCGTGAACACATCGGCTTCGTCTTCCAGTTCTATAACCTGGTTCCCACACTGACCGCCCGTGAAAATGTGATCGTGGCCGCCGACATCAGCGCCGATCCGATGTCGCCCGATGACGCCCTGGAACTGGTGGGACTCTCCAGCCGGGCCAATCATTTTCCCGCGCAGCTTTCGGGGGGAGAACAGCAGCGGGTCGCCATTGCCCGTGCGCTGGTCAAACAGCCGGAGCTGCTGCTCTGCGACGAACCGACCGGGGCGCTCGATTTAACCACCGGCCGCAAGATCCTGGGAGTCCTCGCCAACCTGAACCGGGAGCTGGGCAAAACCGTGGTGATCATCACGCATAACTCGGCCATCGGTCAGATGGCCCAGCGTGTCGTCCGAATTGGCTCTGGCACCATTGCCGAGGCGAAACCCAACCCGCATCCCATCGCCGCTGAGCAGGTGACCTGGTAA
- a CDS encoding ABC transporter permease — MKVLHRKLLRELLAARGVLIAIISIIAVGIGCFIAMFSTYDNLEYSRQSYYRLCHMADFSIELKKVPLGDLDSVIQTPGVTNILPRIVFEVTASLEDVEKPLSGKAVSLPDHENASINSIVIKQGSYFTDQRQEEVIVNDAFARAHNLRPGDHIQLILNNRLQDLLIVGTAISSEFVYLIGPGGLVPEPESYGVFYLKHDYAEDVFGFEGAANQILGQLAPQYQSPNRVREILDQLELELEDYGVFSTTPLAQQSSHWFLKNEIDGLKISATILPSIFLIVAALALNLLMSRMAEQQRTVVGTLKALGYSNQEMFRHFIQFGLLIGVAGGILGTLLGYSLAGGMTAQYRNFFEFPSLTNQMYPRVILLGLVISVFFAVAGTFRGVRTVVRLSPAEAMRPKPPLRARRILLERIRVFWRAIDFRWQMVLRDIFRNRTRTIGGLLSATVGAMLLLVTFSMYDSAFALLNFQYDKLLLSDIDLTFKDDHDYSAYYEAQQIQGVDYAEPLFQVGCTLQNGIHEKKTGITGILRNARLTIPRDTAGNRVEVPPTGLLVTRKLADILHIQAGDSIRMIPVSGDRIPRQVPVMKIIDSYLGLTVYADFHYLNRLMGEADSLSNVQLKTNPRPEVTRKIYRQLKQVPAIQTVNSIRDQKDKLQEVLVDQMIVMIVVVIVFSCLIFFGSILNASLISLSERQQEIATLRVLGYTPREVGSIFLRESFCVNLPGILLGLPAGYWASKGINIAYDTELFRMPFTIYMLSWVMTVVLGILFTLISHWPVQKAIQKMDWLQALNVKE, encoded by the coding sequence ATGAAAGTGTTGCACCGGAAATTACTGCGAGAACTGCTGGCGGCCCGCGGGGTCCTGATTGCCATCATCAGCATCATCGCGGTCGGCATCGGCTGTTTCATTGCCATGTTCTCGACTTACGACAACCTGGAGTATTCCCGCCAGAGCTACTACCGGCTCTGTCATATGGCCGACTTCTCCATCGAACTCAAGAAGGTGCCCCTGGGCGATCTTGACTCCGTCATACAAACCCCTGGCGTGACGAACATCCTGCCGCGGATCGTCTTCGAAGTCACCGCCTCTCTGGAAGACGTTGAAAAACCCCTCTCCGGGAAAGCGGTCTCCCTTCCCGATCACGAAAACGCCTCAATCAACAGCATCGTCATCAAGCAGGGGAGCTACTTCACCGATCAGCGCCAGGAAGAGGTCATCGTCAATGATGCTTTTGCCCGTGCGCACAATCTGCGCCCCGGCGATCACATTCAACTGATTCTCAACAACCGTCTGCAGGACCTCCTGATTGTCGGCACTGCCATCAGTTCCGAATTCGTCTACCTGATCGGCCCGGGGGGCCTCGTCCCCGAACCGGAAAGCTACGGCGTCTTTTACCTGAAACACGATTACGCGGAAGATGTCTTCGGATTTGAAGGGGCCGCCAACCAGATCCTCGGGCAGCTTGCGCCGCAGTATCAAAGTCCCAACCGGGTCCGTGAGATCCTGGATCAGCTGGAACTCGAACTCGAAGACTACGGCGTCTTCTCGACCACTCCACTGGCCCAGCAGTCCTCACACTGGTTTCTCAAGAACGAAATCGATGGTCTCAAAATCAGTGCCACCATCCTGCCCAGCATCTTTCTGATCGTTGCAGCCCTGGCGCTGAATCTGCTCATGTCGCGTATGGCCGAACAGCAGCGGACCGTGGTTGGTACGCTGAAAGCGCTCGGCTATTCCAACCAGGAAATGTTTCGGCACTTCATTCAGTTCGGCCTGCTGATCGGCGTGGCAGGGGGCATTCTGGGCACGCTGCTGGGCTACTCCCTGGCCGGGGGCATGACGGCCCAGTACCGCAACTTTTTCGAGTTCCCCTCGCTGACCAACCAGATGTATCCCCGCGTGATTCTGCTGGGCTTGGTGATCAGCGTCTTCTTCGCGGTTGCAGGTACGTTCCGGGGTGTCCGCACCGTTGTACGACTTTCTCCTGCGGAAGCGATGCGGCCCAAACCCCCACTGCGGGCCCGACGGATCCTGCTGGAACGCATCCGCGTCTTCTGGCGGGCAATCGACTTCCGCTGGCAGATGGTGCTGCGGGATATCTTCCGCAACCGAACCCGCACGATCGGTGGTCTGCTCTCAGCCACAGTGGGAGCGATGCTGCTGCTCGTCACTTTCTCCATGTATGACTCCGCCTTCGCCCTGCTCAATTTTCAATACGACAAACTGCTGCTCAGCGACATCGACCTGACCTTCAAGGACGATCACGACTACTCTGCGTATTACGAAGCGCAACAGATCCAGGGCGTCGATTACGCGGAGCCGCTGTTCCAGGTTGGCTGCACCTTACAGAATGGCATCCACGAAAAGAAAACCGGCATCACCGGGATCCTGCGGAACGCGCGACTGACGATTCCCCGCGATACCGCCGGGAACCGGGTCGAAGTGCCTCCCACCGGGTTGCTCGTCACCCGCAAACTGGCCGATATTCTACACATCCAGGCGGGCGACTCGATTCGCATGATTCCCGTCTCCGGTGACCGGATTCCGCGACAGGTCCCGGTGATGAAAATCATCGACAGCTACCTGGGCCTGACGGTCTACGCCGACTTCCATTATCTGAATCGTCTGATGGGAGAAGCAGACTCACTCAGCAATGTGCAGCTGAAAACCAATCCCCGGCCCGAAGTGACGCGGAAAATTTATCGTCAGTTGAAACAGGTCCCGGCGATTCAGACGGTCAATTCGATCCGCGACCAGAAAGACAAGCTGCAGGAGGTGCTCGTCGATCAGATGATCGTGATGATCGTCGTCGTGATCGTCTTTTCCTGCCTGATCTTTTTCGGCAGCATCCTCAACGCCTCACTGATTTCCCTCTCGGAACGTCAACAGGAAATCGCCACGCTCCGGGTGCTGGGCTATACGCCCCGCGAGGTCGGCTCTATCTTTCTGCGCGAAAGCTTCTGTGTTAATCTGCCGGGAATCCTGCTGGGCCTGCCGGCCGGCTACTGGGCTTCCAAGGGCATTAACATCGCCTACGATACCGAACTGTTCCGCATGCCCTTTACCATCTACATGCTGAGCTGGGTGATGACGGTCGTCCTGGGCATCCTGTTTACTCTGATCTCACACTGGCCGGTCCAGAAAGCCATTCAGAAAATGGACTGGCTCCAGGCGCTGAATGTAAAGGAATAA
- a CDS encoding (2Fe-2S)-binding protein yields the protein MKLDDKVCYCFHISKRKIINHLRIHRPRRASQLSECGGAGTGCGWCVPYLKRYFAEYEKAAAADSKDFAELNEEAITAEEYAQQRDQYIQSGKGTPPAR from the coding sequence GTGAAACTCGACGATAAAGTCTGTTACTGTTTTCATATCAGTAAACGCAAAATCATCAACCACCTCCGCATTCATCGCCCCCGGCGGGCCAGTCAGCTGAGTGAATGTGGCGGAGCGGGGACCGGGTGCGGCTGGTGTGTCCCTTACCTGAAACGGTACTTCGCCGAATATGAAAAAGCAGCGGCCGCCGATTCCAAAGACTTCGCTGAACTTAATGAAGAAGCGATTACAGCCGAAGAATATGCTCAGCAGCGGGACCAGTACATCCAGAGCGGCAAAGGAACTCCCCCCGCCAGATGA
- a CDS encoding efflux RND transporter periplasmic adaptor subunit — translation MSRKSILITVGILAVAGLFYLFSGAPQPVDVTVAQTGTVKAFIEERAKTSLPRVYRIAMPLDGRILPISVKEDETVTQGQVVAAMDTSDLDAEVAKARYRVEQYAKKIIEQADNRLEDNSLDQFDEFLKSMDLTVEAASKQQEASKAKWAYARDEFDRKYELLKRKALSASEFSEADLFKKQSEIDYQKDILTWRALQAIQSAMQIGKISILKYKEKKVLSEAVLQEEKKEAESQFEQLQRDRNRATMRSPIDGTVLAKYYSNERTLPAGEILLELGQLDDLEVEVDVLSQYVGNIHIGSPVDIEGPAIGEKPVQGKVKRIYPKGFTKISSLGVEQQRVKVIVGFNQNIFKQLQQQQRILGTDFRVRVKIYTDIKPDVVKVSRSTLFRNGSGQWQVYVVRNNRAQLVDVEPGVMNDFEAEIKSGIKAGDQLIVAPSMNLTSGQSVEPHQIKNLERSPD, via the coding sequence ATGTCCCGAAAATCGATTCTGATCACTGTCGGCATCCTGGCAGTCGCAGGGCTGTTTTATCTATTCAGCGGAGCGCCGCAGCCGGTGGATGTCACAGTCGCACAGACCGGCACCGTCAAAGCCTTCATCGAAGAACGCGCCAAGACCAGCCTCCCCCGCGTCTACCGGATTGCGATGCCCCTCGATGGCCGCATCCTGCCGATCAGCGTGAAGGAAGACGAAACGGTCACTCAGGGGCAGGTCGTGGCTGCGATGGACACCTCTGACCTGGATGCCGAAGTCGCGAAAGCCCGCTATCGCGTGGAACAGTATGCGAAAAAAATCATCGAACAGGCCGACAACCGGCTCGAAGATAATTCGCTGGATCAGTTCGACGAATTTCTGAAGTCAATGGACCTGACCGTCGAAGCGGCCAGCAAGCAGCAGGAAGCCAGTAAAGCCAAATGGGCCTACGCCCGGGACGAATTCGACCGCAAATATGAGCTACTCAAGAGAAAAGCGCTCTCGGCCAGTGAATTTAGCGAAGCAGATCTGTTCAAAAAACAAAGCGAAATTGACTACCAGAAAGACATCCTCACCTGGCGGGCACTCCAGGCGATTCAAAGCGCCATGCAGATCGGCAAGATTTCCATCCTGAAGTACAAGGAGAAAAAAGTACTCTCCGAAGCAGTTCTGCAGGAGGAAAAGAAAGAGGCGGAATCACAATTCGAACAGCTGCAGCGGGACCGCAACCGGGCTACGATGCGGAGTCCGATCGACGGTACCGTACTGGCAAAATATTACTCCAACGAACGCACATTGCCTGCCGGTGAAATCCTGCTCGAACTCGGGCAACTGGACGACCTCGAAGTCGAAGTCGATGTGCTCTCGCAATACGTGGGAAATATTCACATCGGTTCGCCCGTCGACATCGAAGGTCCCGCCATCGGTGAAAAGCCAGTGCAGGGTAAAGTCAAACGCATCTACCCCAAAGGCTTCACCAAGATCTCTTCGCTGGGAGTCGAACAGCAGCGCGTGAAAGTCATCGTCGGCTTTAACCAGAACATCTTCAAGCAACTGCAACAGCAGCAGCGCATCCTGGGAACCGATTTCCGGGTCCGCGTCAAAATTTATACGGACATCAAACCGGACGTGGTCAAAGTCTCCCGCTCGACGCTGTTTCGCAACGGATCAGGACAGTGGCAGGTCTATGTGGTTCGCAACAACCGCGCGCAGCTCGTCGATGTCGAACCGGGTGTGATGAACGACTTCGAAGCGGAGATCAAATCGGGAATCAAGGCAGGCGACCAGCTGATTGTCGCCCCCAGTATGAACCTGACTTCCGGCCAGTCAGTGGAACCGCATCAGATCAAAAACCTGGAGCGGTCCCCCGACTGA